In Drechmeria coniospora strain ARSEF 6962 chromosome 03, whole genome shotgun sequence, the DNA window gtatCTGAGTACTTAGTGCATGTTCCGGTATGACCTGCAGCCTGcgggtactgtactccgtacggagtacatgtactggtaggcaggtaagtacttaagtacatgcacaacacGCAACTGcagtgcctagtacttacagtaagtacttaggtgcacaTCTAGTGGTTGTGTTCGCTGACTGCCATTGCGGGGTCGAACGGACGCTGATCAACGGATCGATCCACTGGTCCACCCACTGGTCCACTGGTCCACTGATCAGTCGTCGCACCAAGGGATCCATTCTCCCGATGCCTTCATACTtatacagtagttgtactcggAAAGCACAATGACTACTCGTCCCAGCTGCCTCGGCTATTGTTCACTTAGTGCTGCCGAACCGGATAGCGAACCACACACCAGATGAGACCCCGATATCGCAAACGAGCCCACAGCGCACCGGCGAATTACCCTGCCTCTGTCCCGGGCGACAACCGCTGTAGTTCCATGGTGACTTTGGaatctacaagtacttgcctcaAACGGAACATGTCGAGAAACCTCCCATCTTCTCGGTGTGAAATACACCGCATTGGGATACGTGGGGATGAACCGGTCGAAGAGAAACAATCGATCGCCGCCATTCATCTATTGTGAATTCGCAACAGTATTTGCCAGGACAGACTGGTTGGGCGAAAACCCATCCAGATACTGCTCCTGCTCCAGTCTGAAATGGAACAGACCCCTCGGCGGCACTGGCACCCACTCGCCTCCGGGTCCGGATCCGGTGCTCCCTCCATTCTGGAGACCCACGTGGCGTTGTTGAATCAGGTTTCCCCGCACAATCTACCGGCGTTGCATTTCATGAAAAGAAATTATGAATAAATACACGGGTACTCTACGtatgcggagtacttacttgcatgcgcatgtgctCTAACTCGTCGTTACCTTCGAACCTCACCCGTCCGTCCACCGTCGTCCTGATCATCACCCTCATTATTCTATCCTCCCGATGCATAGGAACCTGCCCTCCGCCGTCTTGCAAAGCGCAATTCACCGTCCCCCGCAGCAGTCAAGGCCAATGGGTAcccatacatgtacggcaaCTAGGCGTACAGTAGCAGGCACCACCTATCCATGACGGAGCGGACATTTCGCTCAAGAGTACGGGGAACTGAATGGTTAATCTCAACAGCCGAGATAAAAAAAAATACACTGGTACTGGACACAGCGAGGGAGATGCCCAAGGAGTCCCGTTTTCCAGACGTACGTGGAGTAGAGGCGAATGCACCCTCCCAATAGTTAGTTCACCGTCGCACAACCACAATCGAGAACCACTCGCTGAGTTatccgtcatggccatggccgcaaCGCCCTGTGCGGTTCTTGCTGTGGCCGAGGACAACTGCGGCCAGCTTTCTGCACCTGTATGTCCTCTCCGAGTTTGTGCACATTTCAGCAAGCCCGGAATGCTACGGATGTGTGCATATGTGTCAGTGATGGATTGATGGTCGGCGTATTGCCATGCCGCCACCGACTTGACGGCAATGTCTACCAGGATCGTCTACATTATGCTTCAACGCCAAGGTTGTGTCGGCAAGGTCATGTTAAAGCTTGGACATCGGTAGCAATCTGCACTACCCGACATCCTACCGTGCAGGTGAGTGTTCACTAACATGCGCACTACCTAGCACAGAGTGCACACAAGTTCTACCTTGGcagtattactattagttGCCTAGTTGTACCGCCAACGGTGCCTGTAAAGTGGCACCCCACTGTCGTCATGTCAGCGGGTCAGCACCCCAGTCTTATTCGCACTGTTCTTTTTATGTGAGGATTCACGCGAAAGCACGGTAAAATTCCCATATTCATACTGGCCTGACTAACCACCGAATGAAAGGTAAAGTATTGAACTCGCTCCGAAGCCATCACGAGCTTCCAGTACACCATTACGCCAACACTGTGCAACATGCCCAAACGAAAGCGTGCTGCCGAACCCACCTTGCACTCTGTGCTCGAAAAGCACCAAGATGAGATTTTCCGAGCCCTCAAAGCCGCCAAGGGGTTCGAGAGGCAGCGTCTGAGTAAGAGGCTTCGTGAGGATGGCGCTTCTGGTGACAAGAAGGAACGGTTGGAGCGAGAAATCACTGTGCTTAAGGTATCCTTCATCCGCACTTTTCCATCGCTCCACGAAATACCTCCCACGGCTGACAACAGGCTGCAGTCCCTCGACCTTCACCAGACCGCGCGTGCCCATCTGTTCTCTTCGCTTCTCAAAATCAAGACCATCGCCGCCAGCGACAATCTCCCCGACCAGCTCCGAGCCGGCGTGTCCAAACCGCAGCTCCCCGAAGAGGAACGAGCATCGCTCCATAATGTCACCAGTGGACTCTATAACCGAGATTCCATCAAGCAAGCCGTGGAccgcgccatcgccgacgttTGCGGCGCCCTCCACCTCCCCGTGCCTGAAAGGAGCAAACGTCTCCGCAAGGACAAGCGgacggagaaggaggggCAGCCCTCGGATCGGATACAAAGCCAaaccgtcgagcaggccatACCGGAAAGCGTGGAGGAgatcgcggccgaggacgtcaCCGACTTTGAAGGCTTCGAGTCCGCCCTAGATGACGAGTCTGACGTCGATGATTTGCCTAGCAAGGGAAAATCTGCGCAGGAACCCGACTTTTCCCAGTTCGATGGTCTACTGGGAAGTTccgaggatgaggaagaaTTCGACGCGGCAACTTTGGCCCGGTTCAAGGGCAAGGAAACGGTTGACTTGGACGATATTTCGCTCTCCGGCTCCGCCTCGGACGTCGATTCCGAGATGGAGTCGGACGGAGAGCTTGGCACGGAGTCTGACGGTGAATCGGATAGAGAGTCGCGTTCCGTTTCGCCATCACTTTCACCGCCCCCGAAGAGGAGAAAGGATGACTCCAAATCATCTGCCGCCTCGAAGACCCGCCCAGCCACTGGCTCAACCTTCCTGCCATCCCTCATGGGCGGTTACATCTCCGGCTCCGAATCCGCATCCGATCTGGAGGATACGAAGCCGAAAAAGCGCCGCGGACAACGAGCCAGGCAGGCCATCTGGGAGAAAAAGTTTGGCGCCAGTGCCAAACATTTGCAGAATCAGAGCCAAAAGGGCGGCAGGGATGCCGGTTGGGATATGCGGCGGGGAGCCATGGGTGCGGATGACCATGAAAGCAACACACCGTGGAAGAAGGGTGTTCGGAACCCCCTGGCAAGGGCTGGAAGAGTCGGTCGCCCCGAGCGCCAGGACGAGGTAACcaagccgtcgaggccgacgaagagggATGACGAGGGCCCTCTCCATCCCAGCTGGGAGGCGAAGAAAAAGGCGCTCGCATCTGCGAAAGCCGTCGTCTTTGCCGGCCAGAAAGTGGTTTTTGACTAGCGCGAACCATAGTTCAGGAGACAACGACAAAGCCACCTGAATGTCGATGCATAACCTCCATTACATACTAGTACATTCACATCAGATTCCCGTTACATAAGGTACCGAGCAGAGCTGTGGTGAGACAGATCGATCAGCTCCATTGAATGCCGAAGGAGCGGCCTGGTGGCCCTTTGGCAGACACGCCTGCCGACTATATGTCACCCAACCCAAACAGGCAGTCGCTCCCTGCCCTGCGTTGTCCCAGGCTGGTGACCTCTGTTGAACGATGCCCAGCTTTCATCACTCTGCATCCTTCTTTTCCTTCGTCCAATTTCTCCTCTTGAGTCCTTGGAGCACCGTTGTATATTATAAGCTATCATAACCTAGGAGCACGTTCGTCCCCCCAATCGTCAAGTTCGTTGCCATTCGAGGACTCGACAGTGCGTCTGTCTCCCGTCACCCACCCGACCGTTATCACAGGCAACCACACCAGTCACGACATCGGCTC includes these proteins:
- a CDS encoding Bud-site selection protein, BUD22, translated to MPKRKRAAEPTLHSVLEKHQDEIFRALKAAKGFERQRLSKRLREDGASGDKKERLEREITVLKVSFIRTFPSLHEIPPTADNRLQSLDLHQTARAHLFSSLLKIKTIAASDNLPDQLRAGVSKPQLPEEERASLHNVTSGLYNRDSIKQAVDRAIADVCGALHLPVPERSKRLRKDKRTEKEGQPSDRIQSQTVEQAIPESVEEIAAEDVTDFEGFESALDDESDVDDLPSKGKSAQEPDFSQFDGLLGSSEDEEEFDAATLARFKGKETVDLDDISLSGSASDVDSEMESDGELGTESDGESDRESRSVSPSLSPPPKRRKDDSKSSAASKTRPATGSTFLPSLMGGYISGSESASDLEDTKPKKRRGQRARQAIWEKKFGASAKHLQNQSQKGGRDAGWDMRRGAMGADDHESNTPWKKGVRNPLARAGRVGRPERQDEVTKPSRPTKRDDEGPLHPSWEAKKKALASAKAVVFAGQKVVFD